The sequence GTGTCCTGCCAGCAGTCCAGCACTGTGGGTGGCTCAGACAAATGCCCTCTTCTGCTTAGTCTGTTTCTGGCCTCTTCTTCCCTCTGCATGCCAAGGCAGCAGCTTCACCTCATCTCCTGAGCCCCCAGCCCTTTCCCTTCCCCATGGTTAATGCTCCTTTTTCCTCCTGGCTGCCTGGAAGTGCTGCCCATGTGGGTCCTGGCGCTCATCCTGGTCATCAGCACCTTGATCCTGCTCGTGTCCCTGCACTTCTGTGGCGTCTACAGCTATAGGTAAGGCGACTCCAAGATGGGGTGGGCGCTACCCAGGGCCCCAGACGATGCCAGGGACCCCACGGTTGACTTTCTCCAGTCTCTGCTCTGCAACTCACACGCTGTGGGGCCTTGGTCACAGCTGCCCTCTCCCTGGGCTTGACTTTCACCTCGGTACCTGAGCACGAGGCAGCTGCACTGAGGTCTTGGGCAGCTGTCACCTCCCTGCTGTCTTTCCAGGCTGAACCAGAAGTGGGAGGAGAAAATCCCCAACCCCAGCAAGAGCCACCTGTTCCAGGTAGGGGCTGGCGGGGAGGGCGGCAGAGCCGCAGGGCCCCTGTGCTGCTGCGCCCACGCCCCCACGCCCGGCGCCTCCTCCCCTTCCGGTGGGCCCTGAGTAGGGGTGGTATgtggccagggcaggggctgggaagcTCTAAGAGCCGGGCCGGCCCCTGCAAGCCCAGCACTGCGATCCCCTGGGCCCCCCACCCGATGCACAGGGTACCCCGCCCGCGGAGCCTCACGTGGACCAGCAGAGAGGGCTGGTGAGGGGATGCCAGGACCCGGGGCGGCGCAAGGAGAGCCTTAGTCacagcgggggcggggggtggtgggaAGCAGCGTGGCTTCCCCAGGACAGGACAGCAGCGCTGAGCCCTGGAggatggtgggtgggggcaggtggaGAGGCCACTGCTGGCAGAAGGCGAGCGGAGGGTGGCGACAAGACTCCTTGGAGAAGGGACCTGAGGGGCGTGGGCGGTGAGTCTGGGGCGCAGCACGGGAGGCTGACAGGACCCCGGGGAGGACGCTGGCACGTGGGGCGCGGGAGCCCTTTGCTCAGGCAGGCAGGGCCAGGACTGCCTTGGGAGGGCCTCCCGGCCAGTGCGGAGGAGACCACGGGTGAGCACGGAGACACGCACAGCGCGGATGGGCGTCCTCGTGGGAACAGGCCGCCCGTCCTTGGTGCCCCAGGGCCCCGGCCAAGCCCCAGCCTCGCTCTGGCCGTGTGTTCCCGGTGGCAGGAGGGCGTGGTCGGCGCTGCCCGTGTGCTGAGATGCCGCCACGTCTGGGGCCTCCTGAACCCCACCAccctcaggccctcccccacCTCGCCTCCTGGGTGGCCCCCCACAGGCACAAACGCCCTCTCTCCTCGCAGAACGGGCGCGCAGGGCTCCGGCTCCCACACGGcgtgcgcggcggcggcggcggcggcggcgggagccaCGCCCACAGGGCGCTCTGGGGCGGCAGCTACCCTCAGCCGGAGGGGTGAGTGCCGGGCGAGGGGTCCCCGGGAGGTGGGACGCTGGCTTCCTCCTGCACATCGGGggctcgggggtgggggcggccTCGGCCCGGGGCTCAACAGGAACAGGTCCTTGGAGGCTGGCTGCACCAAAGCAAGAGGCGTCCCGGCTGGATGGCGGGCAGAGCTTCCCGATTCCCAGCTTAGGGAGGGTCGTGGCCAGAAGCCGGAGACTGGAGCAGACGACCTCCCCCGGCCCTGCCGCGCAGGGAGACGCCACGCTGCCTTGGTCCCACTGGGTGGCAGAGGATCTGCGAAAGCTCACGGCCTCAGCACCTGAGCGGCCGGCTCACCACTAACCCTCAGGTGGGGGAGGTGAAGGCTGTGCGCGAGCTGAGGCGTCTGTCCAGGGGGGTGCCAGTGTCCCTGCCCTTGTTCTCCCCACAGGGCATCCCCTGTAGACTTCGGGCACAGTGAGGTGTCACCTCTCACCACAGAGGACCCTAAAGATGCCTGTGACTCTTCATCTGAGCCTGACATGACTCTGGTCCCCCCGGACCTCCGCACGGAGCAGCCGCCCAGGCCCCCTCCCGAGCTGGCCACCCCCGCAAGCAGGCCTGAGAGCCAGGCTTCCGGCTTTGATTTCAATGGCCCCTACCTGGGGCCGCCCCACAGCCGCTCCCTGCCTGACATCGTGGGCCAGCAGGGGCCCCTCCCGACAGGCATGAGCAGGAAGCCGCAGCCCCCAGGGTCCCTGGAGTACCTGTGTCTGCCCACAGCGGGGCAGGTGCAGCTGGTCCCACTGGCCCAGGTGATGGGGCCGGGCAAAACCAGGGATGCGGACCTGACGTCCATCCCAGGCACCGAGGGGAGCCCTTCCCTGGAGCCAGGGGCAGGCCCTGGCCGTCCTGAGCCTGGGGTGATGGTGGGTGGTCAAGGCCCGAAGGACAGGGCCCCCCCAGGTCTGCCCACTGGCTCTCGGGGTCCTGAGGAAGGCACTGTGGCCACTGGTTATGTCACCACTGCAGACCTGACATTCACCCCACCCACAGGGGCCCCATCTCCTTCCCGGGCACCCCCTCTGAGCCTCCCCTCAGACCAGAACCCCAACCTCTGTCCTGGACTGGCTGATGGTGCCCCTGGATCACTAGCCCCACTGAAGCCAGAGTTCGAGGGCTATGTGGAGCTCCCTCCAACCATAGGCCAATTTCCCCAGTCCCCTctggccagccctgcccctcctgcaGCCAGCAGTCCTGTCCTGAGCCCAGGGCCGCCCCGGGCAGATGTGTTCTCAGTCTCCCCAACCCCTGAGGGGCTCCTCGTCCTGCAGCAGGTGGGTGACTACTGTTTCCTCCCTGGCCCAGGGTCTGGCCCTCTCTCACCCCAGAATAAGCCCACTTCCCCAGGACCCTGTCCTGAGATCAGGGACGTCAACCAGGTGCTCCAGGCCAAGAAGCCCCCACCTCAGGCCATTCCCCAGGTGCCGGCCATTCAGCTCTTCAAGGCCCTGAAGCAGCAGGATTACTTGTCACTGCCCCCTTGGGATGTCAGCAGGCCTGGGGAGGTGCGCTGAGACCCTGTagatgttgggggaggggaatagAAGGAGAGGGTCTGCCTTTCCTCCCGCCCTGCCTTTCCCTCCTGCCAGCCCCTGGTCCCTTCCATGGTCCTTTCCGCAAAACCAAGGAGAAGtttccatgttgtaacatggagACCAGAAAAACAAGTCAAGCATCTACCTCGTCCCTTGACCTTCAGCAAAAGGTCAAgctcttctttctctgcctccctctctgccacacacgtgcacacgcgcacacacacacacacacacacactgttcttTCAGATTCACTTCTTTTAGGTTCAAATTATTAGAGCTTTACACATACTCATTTCATTTGccaccattttccttttttcccagtTTCCCTGCTTTTCCTATTGTCTTCTGTTTCCACTGATTTATTATTAGAGTGAGTTTGAGGTCTGGGCTAAGCCTATTCTGAGATGCCGTGTCTCAGTCCGAGCCTATTCAAATGCTGACATGTCTGGTTTCGTGGAGGACTTCTGTCTGTCCCTGGCAGGCATGAATGCACACGACAAGATTccagcccagggacttccctggcagtccagtgattaagactccacccttGCAATGCAGTGGGCGCCGGTTTGACCTTTgctcagggaacaaagatcccacatgccataccCTGTGGTGTGGCCCAgtgcagggaggggaagagattCCAGCCCTGAGGCAGAAGGCATGGGGTGAGGGCTTGGAGGCTTCAGGCTTGGA is a genomic window of Kogia breviceps isolate mKogBre1 chromosome 12, mKogBre1 haplotype 1, whole genome shotgun sequence containing:
- the CSF2RB gene encoding cytokine receptor common subunit beta codes for the protein MALPRGGLPLALLLLCWGPCVAGAQGTFPLQTLRCHNDYTSRIVCRWADTQDAQRLVNVTLHRRLNRGLPQPVSCDLSDGMPWFDGHCPGCVPRICVIPYEVFVIADHDYFSFRPDQPLGAQLTVTLSQHVQPPAPKDLNISAARDGFLLSWSVAHGGSQSHWLSSLEFEVVYRRLQDSWEDAPTIYSSSSRAILGPEHLMPSSTYVARVRTRLAPGSGLSGRPSQWSTEVRWASQPGNESQPQNLQCFFDGAALLSCSWEVRSEVTSSVFFTLFYKSSPSAREQECSPVQTEETSSPYVRHCCQIPVPDPRNHSQYIVSVRPKEEEKLIKSSDNIQMAPPTLNVTKGTEGYILHWEEEKMNYKHIACIFQVQYKKEAASWEETKTEDFQNAHSMCLPPLETATRYQARVRVKPDPRGYDGIWSEWSEESSWDTEWVLPMWVLALILVISTLILLVSLHFCGVYSYRLNQKWEEKIPNPSKSHLFQNGRAGLRLPHGVRGGGGGGGGSHAHRALWGGSYPQPEGASPVDFGHSEVSPLTTEDPKDACDSSSEPDMTLVPPDLRTEQPPRPPPELATPASRPESQASGFDFNGPYLGPPHSRSLPDIVGQQGPLPTGMSRKPQPPGSLEYLCLPTAGQVQLVPLAQVMGPGKTRDADLTSIPGTEGSPSLEPGAGPGRPEPGVMVGGQGPKDRAPPGLPTGSRGPEEGTVATGYVTTADLTFTPPTGAPSPSRAPPLSLPSDQNPNLCPGLADGAPGSLAPLKPEFEGYVELPPTIGQFPQSPLASPAPPAASSPVLSPGPPRADVFSVSPTPEGLLVLQQVGDYCFLPGPGSGPLSPQNKPTSPGPCPEIRDVNQVLQAKKPPPQAIPQVPAIQLFKALKQQDYLSLPPWDVSRPGEVR